A portion of the Gossypium arboreum isolate Shixiya-1 chromosome 8, ASM2569848v2, whole genome shotgun sequence genome contains these proteins:
- the LOC108467635 gene encoding zinc finger protein CONSTANS-LIKE 5-like, with translation MGIEISGGTIIPGGWGAAAMAVAAKTCDACKSSAAAIFCRTDWVFLCLNCDSNFHSGHERVSMCEVCEQAPAAVTCKADAAALCVTCDADIHSANPLARRHERVPIEPFYDSADSIVKSSPFSFLVPTTDHNGTNCKQEIESNKGDLFFTEMNSFIDFGYPNSSQHLHDAAMDSVVPVQTPKPIIPVINDGNCFDTFSYQTQSSLSHSVSSSSLEVGTVPDGNYHATQVGGSIDREARVLRYKEKRKNRKFEKTIRYASRKAYAESRPRIKGRFAKRTETHNDDVDHMFNNSSSFAVGPAGFMAETDYGVVPSF, from the exons ATGGGAATCGAAATAAGCGGCGGCACGATTATTCCAGGAGGTTGGGGCGCCGCCGCCATGGCTGTCGCGGCTAAGACATGCGACGCATGTAAATCATCGGCGGCAGCTATCTTTTGTCGTACTGATTGGGTctttttatgcttgaattgtgATTCCAATTTCCATTCCGGTCACGAAAGGGTGTCTATGTGTGAAGTTTGCGAACAAGCTCCGGCGGCTGTCACTTGTAAAGCCGACGCGGCGGCTCTTTGTGTCACTTGCGACGCCGATATCCATTCAGCGAACCCACTGGCTCGCCGTCACGAACGTGTACCCATCGAACCTTTCTACGACTCCGCTGATTCCATCGTCAAATCTTCCCCTTTTAGCTTCCTTGTGCCGACGACGGATCATAATGGTACTAATTGTAAACAAGAAATTGAATCTAACAAAGGGGATTTGTTTTTCACAGAAATGAATTCGTTTATCGATTTCGGGTACCCGAATTCATCTCAACATCTTCATGATGCCGCCATGGATAGCGTTGTTCCAGTTCAAACTCCAAAACCAATCATTCCAGTGATCAACGATGGAAATTGTTTCGATACTTTCAGCTATCAAACTCAATCATCTCTCAGTCATAGC gtTTCATCATCGTCGCTTGAAGTAGGAACAGTTCCAGATGGGAATTACCACGCAACACAAGTGGGTGGTTCAATCGATCGAGAAGCTAGGGTTTTAAGGtacaaagagaagagaaagaacAGGAAATTCGAGAAGACAATACGATACGCTTCAAGAAAGGCTTACGCTGAATCAAGACCAAGAATCAAAGGTCGATTCGCTAAAAGAACAGAAACCCACAACGATGATGTCGATCACATGTTCAATAACTCGTCTTCTTTTGCTGTTGGTCCTGCTGGTTTCATGGCGGAAACAGACTATGGTGTCGTTCCATCGTTTTGA